The sequence below is a genomic window from Haematobia irritans isolate KBUSLIRL chromosome 3, ASM5000362v1, whole genome shotgun sequence.
tatcagggcaTCGTCGACTTTCGACATTTACGACAATAAAAAGGTGACTTTTGGCGTTGCATTTTTTAAGCTACATTATATTTCCCTTCAAGTCTAATGCGACTTGCCGACTTTTTTGGTTCAGACGATATTTGTCACTACAAAAAGTCAATTCGATTTTCGCATACTTAGTCATGGAAATGTATAAAATGGAATAAAACCATTTAAATAGATAATATGACGGTATGAATATGGGCCACATTAAAAAGAAGCCCTACTTTGTCCAATGAAAATGAACCCCAAATTATGTGTGATCCAACAACACGAAACTTTGATCATATTTGCttcatatttcatttattttttgtggTTCTACTGCATACTGAATATGAACTCTAAAATTTCCGAATGAAAATGGGCCCTAAAATTTATTTGTGGCCTGTTTTCATTTGATGGGGGGCTCATTTTCAACTCTTGAGTTTTACAGATGCATATTgcagtttttaattttaaagctggtttgaattttgagaaataatctGAGCTTGGTTTTATccttttattatgtttttttaatcatttaaaaaatactgTCAGACGTATAAAAAATCCTCAATAATTATTCGTAcactcaaaattattttatgcaaATGGGcgccattttttgtttttgttttgggggTCCATcttcatttttatcaaatataaaaaTGGGACCCATGTATTCATAACGAAAAAGGACCTCAAATTTAGGGTACTGCTTCATTTCCAATTTGAGACCTATTTTCCTGGGGCCGTAGTTCATAGCGCcgataatattataaaacaccacaaattattgcaaaatagagcaatgttaaatttaaacacaatCTTAAAAAATGGTTTAATTTGTGAAGTATATAAGgctcaaattgaatcatctcaccccgCCACATCTACACTAAAGTCTATGGAAATTCGAATTAGCCAGCGATGAAACATATCGTTAGCATAATGTGTAAAGGAGCGAAgtcaacattttacaaaaaaaaaatggattaagATGCAGATCGAcagataaatcaaaaatgcttagtttaccaaaaaaaatatatatattaaatatctgTTTTTATCTCTGTTTGGTAACGATGTGTAAAAGTGCTAAGTCAGCACCTGTTAAAATACACGtgataaatcaaattttaggtTGAATAGGCTTTGCTACCAAATTttaatagcaattttttgtgtgtgatttTGCGGAAAGTTTACTGTTTGTTGATAGCATTTATGGTAACTACATTTACAATTATTCGAAAATAGGCTTAtttcacaattaaattttttgtctctcctgtaaaatttcaaaaatttgacttaGCACTTTTACACATTAAGCTAAAGGTTGCATTGCACActatgcgtcaatccgtgcgttgatggaagggttgattttttctgtttgcggcagactattcgagcttttgatttcaaagagaaatttcaactcttcaatcatcggacgcattgcacgcatggtatgtaattctataTTAACCATATGTCTGCTTAGGCTTGtggagattggtatctggcattttcttttcaataacttaataataCAAATTCCTTTATCTTCATGTCCAATGTGCtcgtattaaaattgaaataataaaatattcaatttaattgaaaagtaaaaataaataaataaatgaatattttgatatataaaataatctttatatagaaaactcgcCGGTGAGGGTATATTTAGGTTGTTTttgatgtttgttttttatatatatttttttatttccagccCGGTGATTTGTGTACCTTTTTGATATTGTCACCTTTGGTCCAGTTACCAATACTAATATTTCTTCTGCTTTCAGCTAAGGAATTTACCATAATTCTTTTATTTATAAGTACTGCAACACTAATTGTAATGGCCTTTGAGTTTATATTTGGTTTAATCATATTATGGCCCAAATCAGACCATTTGgtcattgttaaaaaataattgaaaatttttattatcttgcattatttttattatatatctaAAAACcctaaattaaaacaatttgtaTAGCTTTGctactaaaaaataaatctatgtaTAGTTAATTCTATACCTTAGTCTTATCATCTAAATTGTGTTTCTTTAGCAAATCGTCTATACGATTAAGATGCCATCGCATTGTAGGTAAATATGTGGATAAAACTTTCATGTTTTCGTCATGCTGGGGACCTTGACCGATTAACTGTGATCTTGTGGGTATCCAGCTGTATATAatctaaaaataatacaaaGAGATATACGAACATTAAGAAATTATCAGGCCATTAACTTTCTTTGTCATTAAACGAACTCTCATGACGTAGCACTTACTTTAATGGTACTTTGTACTATGAAACCATGATAAGGTTTTAGCGTTTTCTCATAAGCATCTTGCAGGTGTTTTTTTACTACTTCTGTATTTTGAGCATCGTTgtagatattttcaaaaaatgtgcaTACAAGTTGCAAACCTCTTTTAAGCCACAATAGAGCATTTGCTGCCATATTGTCTACACCTATGTTAAGTATAATTAAATCATCTAAATATTTGAACTTGTTGCAGTCCTTTACATACACCTTTtggattttctgtaaaaaaaatacaagcataaatatttttagtaaTAGGCCCACAACTCACTTGATCCGGTAATGGCAGTGGTAAATCGCAATATTCATTTTACTTAAACCGAACAGACTGTAGGTTTTTGGACTCTGATTGTTACTTCCAATAAATCAATTTTCCTTGGTTTGTAATTTTCTTGAATGGTGCACACCAGAGAaaggctgcgatctaccgcaaccgaccagtgtatttagtaaacaccaatatttgcaatcttaaaacaccaattggtaaaatgAATGTCAACCACCAATATAAAACGCAAACGGCGATTGTCGGTggttgttagtatgagtgttggtctctcgtaaacaacaaaataaaacaatcaCTCAAATTGGTTACctcatatctcagcagtttggtattttCTTCTTTGGTATtctctcaattctcttaagctaatgccaactgctgatagttattgttgttgagtgcaatcacacttaagtgtaTGTACCATactcgttttttttatttaccgaCATTGCAAACGAACATGGGTATATTCTGGcggtgttttttataccctgcgccacactgtggaacagggtattataagttagtgcatatgtttgtaacacccagaaggagacgagatagacacatggtgtctttggcaatgatgctcagggtgggtacctgagtcgatataaccatgtccgtctgtccgtctgtctgtgaacacatttttgtgatcaaagtctaggtcgcaatttaagtccaatcgccttcaaatttggcacatgttcctaatttggatcagaatagaaccctattgattttggaagaaatcggttcagatttagatatagctcccatatatatctttcgcccgattcgcactaatatggacccagcagccagagttttataccgatttgcttgaaattttgtacaaaaataacacttagtcgtatagtcaagtgtgcaaaaatttgatcgaaatcggttcagatttagtatagctcccatatatatctttcgcccgatatggacttatatggccccataagccagatttttggtcgaatttggttgaaattttgcgctaggagtacaattagtagtatagtcaagtgtgcaaagtttgattgaaatcagttcagatttagatatagctcccatatatatctttcgcccgatatggactaatatggtcctaaaagtcagagttttggcccaatttggttgaaattttgcacagagagtagatttagcattatagctatgcgtgccaaatttgatagaaatcggttcagatttagatatagctcccatatatatg
It includes:
- the LOC142232336 gene encoding glycolipid transfer protein, with product MEQNQMARIQFNQLKGFPPTIDDKVETEIFLAASNEIVDVIRSFGTLFTPVINDMAGNIAKIQKVYVKDCNKFKYLDDLIILNIGVDNMAANALLWLKRGLQLVCTFFENIYNDAQNTEVVKKHLQDAYEKTLKPYHGFIVQSTIKIIYSWIPTRSQLIGQGPQHDENMKVLSTYLPTMRWHLNRIDDLLKKHNLDDKTKV